The Trichocoleus desertorum ATA4-8-CV12 genome contains a region encoding:
- a CDS encoding type IV pilin-like G/H family protein yields MKTEFQARFLQHLAQKKEDQGFTLIELLVVIIIIGILSAIALPSFLNQANKAKQSEAKQYVGSMNRAQQAYYLENSEFGSSVDNLGLGIQTQTTNYSYVVTLDNTNSAVTNLGTPQPTKKALKHYNGRVWLGTVATTSEATTLALLCESVKPLASQTTNTAASNGACATDFKPLDTK; encoded by the coding sequence ATGAAGACTGAATTTCAAGCTAGATTTCTACAGCACCTAGCTCAGAAGAAAGAAGATCAAGGTTTCACCCTCATTGAACTTCTCGTTGTTATCATCATCATCGGTATTCTATCTGCGATCGCGCTGCCCTCCTTCCTAAACCAAGCTAACAAAGCGAAGCAATCTGAAGCTAAGCAATACGTTGGTTCCATGAACCGCGCTCAACAAGCTTACTATCTAGAAAACAGTGAATTTGGCTCTAGTGTTGACAACTTGGGTCTTGGTATCCAAACCCAAACCACCAACTACAGCTATGTCGTAACGCTTGATAATACTAACAGTGCTGTCACAAACCTCGGTACTCCACAGCCGACCAAAAAGGCTCTCAAGCACTATAACGGCAGAGTATGGCTAGGAACAGTAGCAACTACCAGTGAAGCAACAACGCTAGCTCTGCTGTGTGAATCCGTGAAGCCTCTTGCAAGCCAAACAACTAACACTGCTGCATCTAACGGTGCCTGTGCTACCGACTTTAAGCCCCTCGATACCAAGTAA
- the trxB gene encoding thioredoxin-disulfide reductase: MTNPTVENLVIIGSGPAGYTAAIYAARANLKPFVFEGFQAGGLPGGQLMTTTEVENFPGFPEGITGPQLMDRMKAQAVRWGAELVTEDAVSVDFSQRPFVVRSEEREVKAHSIVIATGATAKRLGLPCEHQFWSRGISACAICDGATPIFRSAELAVVGGGDSAAEEAVYLTKYGSHVHLLVRGEKMRASKAMQDRVLKNSKITVHWNTDLWDVFGEAEHMKGVHLRNNKTGEASELHVRGLFYAIGHTPNTSLFQGQLELDDIGYIVTKPGSVETSIEGVFAAGDVQDHEYRQAITAAGTGCMAAMLAERWLSAQGLVQEFHQTETSEKPEAEQVAKKSEADQESEFSVDATRHEGGYALRKLYHESDRLIVVKYASPNCGPCHTLKPILNKVVDEFEDKVHFVEIDVEQDPDIAEAAGVMGTPTIQFFKDKAKVGEMKGVKQKSEYRQLISSNL; the protein is encoded by the coding sequence ATGACAAATCCAACTGTTGAAAATTTAGTCATTATTGGTTCTGGCCCTGCGGGATATACGGCTGCTATTTATGCTGCAAGGGCAAATCTGAAGCCGTTTGTGTTTGAGGGCTTTCAGGCAGGGGGGCTACCGGGTGGGCAGTTGATGACGACCACTGAGGTGGAGAACTTCCCTGGCTTCCCGGAAGGAATCACGGGACCGCAGTTAATGGATCGGATGAAGGCTCAAGCAGTGCGCTGGGGAGCTGAACTGGTCACTGAGGATGCGGTGTCGGTGGATTTCAGTCAGCGTCCTTTCGTGGTGCGTTCTGAAGAGCGGGAAGTAAAAGCGCACAGTATTGTAATTGCAACAGGTGCGACAGCAAAGCGGCTAGGTTTACCTTGCGAACACCAGTTTTGGAGTCGTGGCATTTCGGCTTGTGCCATTTGCGATGGAGCAACGCCAATTTTTCGGTCTGCTGAGTTGGCGGTTGTAGGTGGGGGTGACTCGGCAGCAGAAGAAGCTGTGTATTTGACCAAGTATGGGTCGCATGTGCACCTATTAGTACGCGGTGAGAAGATGCGGGCTAGTAAGGCCATGCAGGATCGAGTGCTGAAAAATTCCAAGATTACCGTTCATTGGAACACGGATCTTTGGGATGTGTTTGGGGAAGCGGAGCACATGAAAGGGGTTCATCTCCGTAATAACAAGACAGGGGAAGCGAGTGAGCTACATGTGCGGGGTTTGTTCTATGCGATCGGTCACACCCCCAATACCTCATTGTTCCAAGGGCAGCTAGAACTCGATGACATCGGTTACATTGTGACGAAACCTGGTTCTGTAGAAACGAGCATTGAAGGTGTGTTTGCTGCTGGTGATGTCCAGGACCATGAGTATCGACAAGCTATCACGGCAGCGGGCACGGGTTGTATGGCGGCTATGCTGGCGGAGCGTTGGTTATCGGCTCAGGGTTTGGTGCAAGAATTCCATCAAACAGAGACATCGGAGAAGCCAGAAGCAGAACAGGTGGCCAAAAAGTCAGAAGCTGATCAAGAGTCTGAATTTAGCGTGGATGCAACTCGGCATGAAGGTGGGTATGCGCTCCGGAAGCTTTACCACGAGAGCGATCGCCTGATTGTGGTGAAATATGCTTCGCCTAACTGTGGACCTTGCCACACATTGAAACCCATCTTGAATAAAGTAGTGGATGAGTTTGAGGACAAAGTCCATTTTGTCGAGATTGATGTGGAGCAAGACCCAGACATTGCTGAGGCCGCAGGTGTTATGGGTACGCCAACCATTCAGTTCTTCAAAGACAAAGCCAAAGTGGGTGAGATGAAGGGCGTGAAGCAGAAGAGCGAGTATCGCCAACTGATTAGTAGCAATCTCTAA
- a CDS encoding methyltransferase domain-containing protein, translating into MDRHESEREKIRQQWETTPYPELPLETSPQGDANSLYLHNLVTPFYLRNHRIIDTREKLILDVGCGSGYTSLTLAEANPGAKIVGIDMSEKSLDLARQRSRYHGFANSEFYTLAAEELPSLNLQFDYINCDEVLYLLPDPVAGLKAMQSVLKPNGIIRANLHSSLQREFYFRAQKVFKMMGLMDEAPNELEVELLREIMRSLKSDVYLKMLVWKPYFDTDAERVRVNFLMKGDKGSTVKELFAALEAANLEFVSMVNWRHWELMDLFQDPANLPAFLAMSLPEVPLEERLYLFELLHPVHRLLDFWCAHPNQAEDYLPVSEWSTQDWQQAQVHLHPQLKTQSAKEKLIDCVNSHRPFEISQLISLPALTSITVDNQMAAACLLPLWEGPQPFMSLVERWQTVQPVNALTLEPVSAQTAFEETKQLLSSLEVYLYVLLEF; encoded by the coding sequence ATGGATAGGCATGAATCTGAACGCGAGAAAATTCGCCAGCAATGGGAGACAACTCCCTATCCAGAGCTTCCTCTGGAAACCTCTCCCCAAGGAGATGCCAATAGTTTATACCTCCATAACTTGGTAACTCCGTTTTACCTGAGAAACCATAGGATTATCGATACAAGAGAGAAACTAATTTTAGATGTGGGTTGTGGTAGTGGATACACATCACTGACGCTAGCTGAAGCCAATCCAGGAGCCAAAATTGTCGGCATAGATATGTCCGAGAAATCGTTGGATCTAGCACGCCAGCGATCGCGGTATCACGGGTTTGCAAACTCAGAGTTCTATACTTTAGCGGCTGAGGAACTGCCAAGCTTAAACCTCCAGTTTGACTACATCAACTGTGATGAGGTCTTGTATTTGCTACCCGACCCAGTGGCTGGACTAAAGGCTATGCAGTCGGTACTTAAACCGAATGGCATCATCCGCGCAAACCTACATAGCTCTCTACAGCGAGAGTTTTACTTCCGAGCCCAGAAGGTTTTCAAAATGATGGGGTTGATGGACGAAGCACCAAACGAGCTAGAGGTTGAGCTTCTCCGAGAAATTATGCGATCGCTGAAGAGTGATGTCTATCTCAAAATGCTTGTATGGAAGCCATACTTTGATACAGATGCCGAAAGAGTACGTGTGAACTTTTTGATGAAAGGGGACAAAGGCTCTACTGTTAAAGAGCTTTTTGCAGCTCTTGAGGCTGCCAATTTAGAGTTTGTCAGCATGGTGAATTGGCGGCACTGGGAATTGATGGATCTGTTTCAAGACCCAGCAAACCTGCCAGCGTTCTTGGCCATGAGTTTGCCTGAAGTTCCCTTAGAAGAAAGACTATATCTGTTTGAACTGCTACATCCAGTTCACCGCTTGTTAGATTTCTGGTGCGCTCACCCTAATCAAGCAGAGGACTACCTACCTGTTAGTGAGTGGAGTACTCAAGATTGGCAGCAAGCTCAGGTACACCTACATCCCCAACTTAAAACACAATCAGCTAAAGAGAAGTTGATTGACTGTGTGAACTCCCATCGGCCTTTTGAAATCAGTCAGTTGATTTCTCTACCTGCGCTCACCTCCATTACTGTCGATAACCAGATGGCAGCAGCTTGCCTGTTACCTCTTTGGGAGGGGCCGCAACCTTTTATGTCCTTGGTTGAGCGTTGGCAGACTGTACAGCCTGTAAATGCGCTCACCTTAGAACCTGTGAGTGCACAAACAGCCTTTGAGGAAACGAAGCAACTCCTAAGTAGCTTAGAGGTTTATCTATACGTCCTTTTAGAGTTTTAG
- a CDS encoding glycosyltransferase, producing the protein MTSSSVSSTPLLSLCMIVKNEQQNLARCLASVRSQVDEMIVVDTGSEDGTIAIAQQYGAQIKHFQWCDDFAAARNFAIAQASGKWILMLDADEELVVEFEGWREQLSLEQTALAYWIPLTDLHQAMTNLPTLRLFCNLPDLRYGGRYHEQLLYREQLIPAELTHNAKLLKILHYGYEEQLLLHKNLNRDIPILERVRQQESLSLLLLMTLADTYVRTGQVEKARKCWAEAFERISSSLLTGSLPQETVRLPALLFTLGLDLLHEQEDYETATLVCRRGLEWFPNYPPLNHLTGSLFMQLGFPVAAIAYFENCLQMGRDGTHFQREPFDLRFLGVWPAHDLGSVYMELNRIPEAIAAFELALSFEADYLPAQEDLKIAQQKLQQN; encoded by the coding sequence ATGACCAGTTCATCAGTTTCATCCACACCCCTGCTTTCACTGTGCATGATTGTCAAGAACGAACAGCAGAACTTGGCTCGCTGCTTAGCCAGTGTGCGATCGCAAGTTGATGAGATGATTGTGGTCGATACTGGCTCTGAGGATGGCACGATTGCGATTGCTCAGCAGTATGGTGCGCAGATCAAGCATTTCCAGTGGTGTGATGATTTTGCTGCGGCCCGGAATTTTGCGATTGCCCAAGCTTCTGGTAAATGGATTTTGATGCTAGATGCTGATGAAGAGCTAGTAGTGGAGTTTGAAGGCTGGCGTGAGCAGCTGAGTTTAGAACAGACAGCTTTAGCCTATTGGATACCTCTAACAGACCTTCACCAGGCAATGACCAATTTGCCTACTCTGCGACTGTTTTGCAATCTACCAGATCTAAGATACGGCGGACGCTATCACGAGCAGTTGCTGTATCGTGAGCAACTTATTCCCGCAGAGCTTACCCACAATGCCAAGTTGCTCAAGATTCTGCACTACGGCTACGAAGAGCAGCTACTTCTCCACAAGAATCTCAACCGAGATATTCCTATATTAGAGCGAGTACGACAGCAAGAGTCTCTCAGCCTCCTGTTACTGATGACTCTGGCAGATACCTACGTACGGACTGGCCAAGTAGAAAAAGCAAGGAAGTGTTGGGCAGAGGCTTTTGAGCGCATTAGCTCAAGTTTGTTGACTGGGAGTTTACCTCAAGAAACGGTTCGACTGCCAGCTCTGCTATTTACGCTGGGTCTGGACTTACTTCATGAACAAGAAGACTATGAAACAGCTACATTGGTGTGTCGGCGAGGTTTGGAATGGTTTCCTAACTATCCACCCCTCAACCATTTAACGGGTTCCTTATTCATGCAGTTAGGGTTTCCTGTGGCCGCGATCGCCTACTTTGAGAACTGTCTGCAAATGGGCCGAGATGGTACTCATTTTCAGCGAGAACCCTTTGATTTGCGCTTTCTAGGCGTATGGCCAGCTCACGACCTGGGCTCGGTTTACATGGAGCTGAATCGTATCCCAGAAGCGATCGCCGCTTTTGAATTGGCCCTCTCATTTGAAGCGGATTACCTTCCTGCCCAGGAAGATTTGAAAATAGCACAGCAGAAACTACAGCAAAACTGA
- a CDS encoding O-linked N-acetylglucosamine transferase, SPINDLY family protein codes for MSSEHTASSLTKLQQQAYQSFTEGDYSKAVSLYEAAIEAEPSNRLNYWYLGLVFLLQGKEEEAQTSWFLPLAEAEPDEVEVWTNELLQVLNTEAERQAALEEYKLAWAIRQHIREITPADFDNLLKIVQLAIELDTFTGEDLETFQLIKLLKSEQPTSLDLFLLLSTLSAILEYDPVHPATLQFAEACLVLAGKPPLVDDPQSLLDVFMPAAIKIGYSLGQVQVAARLAEFCLQIAPTNPQPLSHLAAFYQKMGDHDKGVETARHFYDLAQSLARRIHGSYLVLRGLLSAGGSWQEAYKVFEEHEQSLSNLVQQPEELNPSEVTSLFTSTFFAPYLRDDPQKNRWFHNQVANLGQINLQRSAQHLVEQFSQRHSTLSSQRVSGRRLRIGYISAYLKRHSVGWLARWLFQHHNSERFQIYTYFINQPKEDLFTQNWFVEKVHQAHYLGINWSEIAQQIHQDEIDILIDLDSITVDITCAVMALKPAPIQVTWLGWDASGIPAVDYYIADPYVLPEAAQTYYSEKIWRLPQTYIAVDGFEIGIPTLRRDALSIPNDAVVYLSAQKGHKRHPDAVRLQMKILKQVPNSYFLIKGLGDEKSIKSFFNQIAEEEGVNCDRLRFLPEVAGEAIHRANLGIADVVLDTYPYNGATTTLETLWMGTPLVTRVGEQFVSRNSYTMMMNIGVTEGIAWTDAEYVEWGVRLGKDAALRQQIAWKMRASRQTSPLWNAKQFTQEMENAYEQMWMRYIEAK; via the coding sequence ATGTCCTCTGAGCACACTGCTTCTAGCCTGACAAAATTGCAACAGCAAGCTTACCAATCCTTCACTGAGGGTGACTATAGCAAGGCTGTGAGCTTGTATGAAGCAGCGATCGAGGCTGAACCAAGTAACAGATTAAACTATTGGTATTTAGGACTAGTATTTCTCCTTCAGGGTAAGGAAGAGGAAGCTCAAACTAGTTGGTTTTTACCTCTAGCCGAGGCAGAACCAGATGAGGTGGAAGTTTGGACTAATGAGCTACTACAAGTTCTTAATACAGAAGCTGAACGACAAGCAGCATTAGAAGAATACAAATTGGCTTGGGCCATTCGTCAGCATATACGAGAAATTACTCCAGCCGACTTTGATAACCTCTTAAAAATTGTTCAGTTGGCAATTGAGCTAGATACATTCACGGGTGAAGATTTAGAAACCTTTCAATTAATTAAGCTACTGAAGTCGGAACAGCCTACTAGTCTTGATTTATTTCTACTACTGAGTACGCTTAGTGCCATTTTGGAGTATGACCCGGTCCATCCTGCAACTTTACAGTTCGCAGAAGCTTGCTTGGTTTTAGCAGGCAAACCTCCCCTAGTAGATGATCCCCAGTCTTTACTTGATGTCTTCATGCCTGCTGCCATCAAAATTGGGTACTCCTTGGGGCAAGTACAGGTTGCTGCTCGGTTAGCAGAGTTTTGCTTACAAATAGCTCCTACTAATCCTCAGCCTTTAAGTCACCTGGCTGCCTTTTATCAAAAGATGGGTGATCACGATAAGGGAGTAGAAACCGCAAGGCATTTCTATGATTTGGCTCAATCCCTAGCGAGGCGAATTCATGGCAGCTATTTAGTCCTAAGAGGTTTACTGAGCGCTGGCGGATCTTGGCAAGAAGCTTACAAGGTTTTTGAAGAACACGAACAGTCTCTCTCTAACCTGGTTCAGCAACCAGAAGAACTAAATCCTAGTGAAGTCACGAGCCTGTTTACCTCTACGTTCTTTGCTCCTTACTTGAGAGATGATCCCCAAAAGAACCGTTGGTTTCACAATCAAGTTGCTAACCTTGGACAAATCAATCTCCAACGCTCAGCCCAGCATTTAGTTGAACAGTTTAGCCAGCGTCACAGCACACTATCCTCTCAGAGAGTTTCTGGTAGACGTTTAAGAATCGGCTATATTTCTGCCTATTTGAAGCGGCATTCTGTAGGCTGGTTAGCTCGTTGGCTATTTCAACATCACAACTCCGAACGCTTTCAAATTTATACCTATTTTATCAATCAGCCTAAAGAAGATTTATTTACACAAAATTGGTTTGTTGAGAAAGTACATCAAGCTCATTACTTAGGTATAAATTGGTCAGAAATCGCTCAACAGATTCACCAAGATGAGATAGATATATTAATTGACCTAGATAGTATTACGGTTGATATTACTTGTGCAGTCATGGCCTTGAAACCAGCACCCATACAGGTAACTTGGTTAGGTTGGGACGCCTCAGGAATCCCAGCTGTTGACTACTATATTGCTGATCCTTATGTCTTACCTGAGGCCGCGCAAACGTACTACTCCGAGAAGATCTGGCGTTTGCCCCAAACATATATTGCAGTTGATGGGTTTGAGATTGGTATACCTACGTTGCGGAGAGATGCGCTGAGCATTCCTAATGATGCAGTAGTATACCTAAGTGCTCAAAAGGGACATAAGCGTCATCCAGATGCAGTTAGACTGCAAATGAAAATTTTAAAGCAAGTACCTAACAGCTACTTCCTGATTAAAGGCTTAGGTGATGAGAAATCCATCAAAAGCTTTTTCAATCAAATTGCGGAAGAAGAGGGCGTGAATTGCGATCGCTTGCGTTTCTTGCCAGAAGTTGCAGGAGAAGCTATTCATAGAGCCAACTTAGGGATTGCTGATGTTGTCCTAGATACTTATCCCTACAATGGGGCTACTACAACTCTAGAAACTCTTTGGATGGGAACTCCTCTAGTTACACGAGTTGGAGAACAGTTTGTTAGTCGGAATAGCTACACCATGATGATGAACATTGGTGTAACTGAGGGTATTGCTTGGACTGATGCAGAATACGTGGAGTGGGGAGTACGGCTAGGGAAAGATGCGGCTCTACGCCAACAGATTGCTTGGAAAATGCGAGCATCACGTCAGACATCTCCGTTATGGAATGCAAAGCAGTTTACCCAAGAAATGGAAAATGCTTACGAACAAATGTGGATGAGGTACATTGAAGCAAAGTGA
- a CDS encoding ABC transporter permease produces MASTKLWLPRFRFAEHPSLSMRMMGVGLVITVFFILVALLAPVFQAWGWLQSPDTFSLIDPTKSPPSASHWFGTNSEGYDVFSRTLFGSQVALQVVILATALSLAIGVPLGLVSGYVGGRLDRGLLFLMDTIYTLPGLLLSVALAFAVGPGVLNAAIALSISYVPQYYRVVRNHTVSVKTELFIEAAQAMGASTWTVLSRYLLLNVIQSVPVLFTLNAADAILTLGGLGFLGLGLPADVPEWGRDLQKALSGLATGIWWPAFFPGMAMTLMVVGLSLLGEGLNEFVNPLLRRENWNRKAGK; encoded by the coding sequence ATGGCCTCTACTAAGCTCTGGTTACCTCGGTTTCGATTTGCCGAACACCCCAGCCTTTCCATGCGAATGATGGGGGTTGGGCTAGTCATTACAGTTTTCTTTATTCTGGTGGCCCTCCTTGCGCCTGTGTTTCAGGCTTGGGGCTGGCTCCAGAGCCCAGACACTTTTTCATTAATTGATCCGACTAAGTCACCCCCTTCAGCAAGTCATTGGTTTGGGACCAATTCTGAAGGTTACGATGTTTTTTCACGGACGTTGTTTGGTAGCCAAGTCGCGCTGCAAGTTGTGATTTTAGCAACAGCGTTAAGCTTGGCAATCGGCGTACCACTGGGTTTAGTGAGTGGCTACGTGGGGGGGAGGCTCGATCGCGGGTTACTGTTCTTGATGGATACGATCTATACCTTGCCAGGATTGCTGCTCTCGGTGGCACTGGCGTTTGCGGTAGGCCCAGGGGTATTAAACGCTGCGATCGCTCTGAGTATTTCCTATGTGCCGCAATATTATCGAGTGGTACGCAACCACACCGTTTCTGTGAAAACAGAATTATTTATCGAAGCAGCTCAAGCAATGGGTGCTTCTACTTGGACGGTACTCTCGCGCTATCTACTACTCAATGTGATTCAAAGTGTGCCAGTGCTGTTTACGTTGAATGCGGCGGACGCAATTTTAACACTAGGGGGTTTAGGTTTCTTGGGCTTAGGACTACCTGCGGACGTACCAGAGTGGGGGCGTGATCTGCAAAAAGCTCTAAGTGGTCTGGCAACAGGAATTTGGTGGCCTGCTTTTTTCCCTGGTATGGCAATGACCTTAATGGTGGTGGGCTTATCTTTGCTAGGGGAAGGATTGAACGAGTTTGTCAATCCGCTGCTGCGACGAGAAAACTGGAACCGGAAAGCTGGTAAGTAA